The nucleotide window TCTTAAGAGACCTACATGACCCACATGCAGCTCTGCTTTTATACCCAGTGTATTTGTGATATGATAAGCGAGTGCAATTAGCTCCGCCTCCGCCTCTGGATGGTCAGAGCCGATAATCTCAGCTCCAAACTGCCAGAATTCACGGTATCGAGCACGCTGCGGCTCCTCGTACCTGAAACAATTACCGAAATAATAGACCTTCGTCGGCTTCGGCGCCATTTTCAGTTCATTGACGTACAGTCTTATCACCGGTGCGGTCAGTTCAGGTCTCAGTGCTAAGTGCCTGCCACTTTTATCTCTGAATTCGTACATCTCTCTCAGAATACCCTCTCCTGACTTGAGTGTGAATAACTCTGCGAGTTCAAAGGTAGGTGTACTTATCTCCTCATAGCCCCATCGCTCCGCTATCTCCCGCATCTTCGCTTCTATCATTCGCCTCTTCTTCATTTCCGCCGGCAGGAAATCCCGTGTACCCCTCGCTCTCTCTATTCGCATTTCGCATTATCGCCCCAGGATGAACCTATAATAATAAATCCGCTCTCATACAAATACAGATACACAAATCATCTTTTGTCTGGAGATGCACAAATAGCAATAGCTCTCTTCACCTCTTCCCAATCTACATCCGTTGAGACGCACCCGCTCCTTGTGAGCACTACTCCTATCATTGGTATACCTTTCGATGTGACATACCGCATCGCTTCATAGAGGTCATGCTGACATGCAACGCCCAGCGCAGCCTGTGGCTTCTTATCGCTTATCGCTCGCTTTACAAATTCGCCTCCCGGTGCAATGCAGATGCTAACACCCAGAGCATCGCATAGTCTTTTAAGTTCCGCAATCCCACACCTACCGCATGCCTTGCATAATATACCCTCACGAGGCGATACCTTTGCGGGACATTCAAGGCTGCGGAGGCATTGAGGCAGGAATAGAATCCTCTTAGACGGTGCTGTATTCTCATACGCTGCCCTGTATATCGAGTTCATCAGTGCAATGCCTATCTCATCTACAATTATGTGGTTTACATGGAGATACCCGAGCAATAGCTTCG belongs to Methanophagales archaeon and includes:
- a CDS encoding DUF116 domain-containing protein, with the protein product MSSSNTIFLSSAVYLWVGTVFISLVIVFAVLTLVAICLAVYKRELFPRFTLFVLNLFYHPAKLLLGYLHVNHIIVDEIGIALMNSIYRAAYENTAPSKRILFLPQCLRSLECPAKVSPREGILCKACGRCGIAELKRLCDALGVSICIAPGGEFVKRAISDKKPQAALGVACQHDLYEAMRYVTSKGIPMIGVVLTRSGCVSTDVDWEEVKRAIAICASPDKR